One Dunckerocampus dactyliophorus isolate RoL2022-P2 chromosome 18, RoL_Ddac_1.1, whole genome shotgun sequence genomic region harbors:
- the zgc:171844 gene encoding bMERB domain-containing protein 1 isoform X2 — translation MDGARETAEDVISMADSSFTLEDIEGELFKIERTRNILVRRESELRYMMDDIQLCNEITRLKRELQSLVSIPDQDKSREDREREEELLRQINKLVETRDFLVDDVEFERLREREEDREMANFLESKFPKTLGTKSAQQDQKVVSKSPRTAAPFITKTGLTLLKDCCGFTCSVM, via the exons ATGGATGGAGCGAGGGAGACAGCAG AGGATGTCATCTCGATGGCTGATTCCTCATTCACGCTTGAGGACATTGAAGGGGAGCTGTTCAAAATTGAGAGAACGCGAAACATCCTCGTGCGTCGAGAATCCGAGCTGAGATACAT GATGGATGACATCCAGCTGTGTAATGAAATTACAAGGCTGAAGCGGGAGCTGCAAAGTCTGGTCTCAATTCCAG ACCAAGACAAGTCCAGGGAGGACagggagagggaggaggagcTGCTGCGGCAGATCAACAAACTGGTGGAGACCAGGGACTTCCTTGTTGATGATGTGGAGTTTGAGAGGCTCAG agaaagagaagaagataGAGAAATGGCAAACTTCTTGGAGTCCAAATTTCCCAAGACTTTGgggacaaaaa GTGCTCAGCAAGATCAGAAAGTGGTGTCCAAATCCCCTCGTACAGCAGCGCCATTTATCACGAAAACTGGACTAACGCTACTGAAAGACTGCTGCGGCTTCACATGCTCCGTCATGTAA
- the zgc:171844 gene encoding bMERB domain-containing protein 1 isoform X3 — protein MHEAEDVISMADSSFTLEDIEGELFKIERTRNILVRRESELRYMMDDIQLCNEITRLKRELQSLVSIPDQDKSREDREREEELLRQINKLVETRDFLVDDVEFERLREREEDREMANFLESKFPKTLGTKSAQQDQKVVSKSPRTAAPFITKTGLTLLKDCCGFTCSVM, from the exons ATGCATGAAG caGAGGATGTCATCTCGATGGCTGATTCCTCATTCACGCTTGAGGACATTGAAGGGGAGCTGTTCAAAATTGAGAGAACGCGAAACATCCTCGTGCGTCGAGAATCCGAGCTGAGATACAT GATGGATGACATCCAGCTGTGTAATGAAATTACAAGGCTGAAGCGGGAGCTGCAAAGTCTGGTCTCAATTCCAG ACCAAGACAAGTCCAGGGAGGACagggagagggaggaggagcTGCTGCGGCAGATCAACAAACTGGTGGAGACCAGGGACTTCCTTGTTGATGATGTGGAGTTTGAGAGGCTCAG agaaagagaagaagataGAGAAATGGCAAACTTCTTGGAGTCCAAATTTCCCAAGACTTTGgggacaaaaa GTGCTCAGCAAGATCAGAAAGTGGTGTCCAAATCCCCTCGTACAGCAGCGCCATTTATCACGAAAACTGGACTAACGCTACTGAAAGACTGCTGCGGCTTCACATGCTCCGTCATGTAA
- the zgc:171844 gene encoding bMERB domain-containing protein 1 isoform X1, whose translation MDGARETAAEDVISMADSSFTLEDIEGELFKIERTRNILVRRESELRYMMDDIQLCNEITRLKRELQSLVSIPDQDKSREDREREEELLRQINKLVETRDFLVDDVEFERLREREEDREMANFLESKFPKTLGTKSAQQDQKVVSKSPRTAAPFITKTGLTLLKDCCGFTCSVM comes from the exons ATGGATGGAGCGAGGGAGACAGCAG caGAGGATGTCATCTCGATGGCTGATTCCTCATTCACGCTTGAGGACATTGAAGGGGAGCTGTTCAAAATTGAGAGAACGCGAAACATCCTCGTGCGTCGAGAATCCGAGCTGAGATACAT GATGGATGACATCCAGCTGTGTAATGAAATTACAAGGCTGAAGCGGGAGCTGCAAAGTCTGGTCTCAATTCCAG ACCAAGACAAGTCCAGGGAGGACagggagagggaggaggagcTGCTGCGGCAGATCAACAAACTGGTGGAGACCAGGGACTTCCTTGTTGATGATGTGGAGTTTGAGAGGCTCAG agaaagagaagaagataGAGAAATGGCAAACTTCTTGGAGTCCAAATTTCCCAAGACTTTGgggacaaaaa GTGCTCAGCAAGATCAGAAAGTGGTGTCCAAATCCCCTCGTACAGCAGCGCCATTTATCACGAAAACTGGACTAACGCTACTGAAAGACTGCTGCGGCTTCACATGCTCCGTCATGTAA
- the mfsd6l gene encoding major facilitator superfamily domain-containing protein 6-like produces the protein MTPTKQINIQRALTLTGAFNFLYSCAKSCLLPFLTLYFRQLGLTPEMTGIIMGTKHLISLVWCPLASLMANFYNKRRAVVNGSLACSAAVALVLLLFPPIDLHANISLCNASNPRSAPTSMESQPQINSPTVCQPVVTVPANTSQLPQNSTAESKTSSSAVLHTTTLTLGRNKRSEIKLEQEQHIEELEFLGSLKVMDTQHQLFFLVLIAVSVWELVAAPLQWTADDGLYDYLDFADASDHYSGTGVWRLVGAACGVGGAGLLVSQLNCFIFGQTSRSAVHFLCYAGLSVLALPIASFLPIYVNKQQARANRLLKAVQLVRGSQRALLCAVTALLVGMALATVDNFLLWHMQDHNSTELHMGVCLGIACLSQAAFPLLAARLSRLLISDRVLTLATTTLALQFFYYSFLWGAWAVLPAQLFSCLSCGAFWWAVRVQGDNVATPGTERSVKRVYDALIFDLGRAMGSFAGGFVVHSCGLAWLFRAVAMVLMVWCVCLPLLQWNAPRQQRINYSRLLTADTSEASDSESEQERDWLNKAMQDNGRNNNYGRRPNY, from the coding sequence ATGACACCGACCAAGCAAATAAACATCCAACGGGCCCTCACTCTGACCGGCGCCTTCAACTTCCTGTACTCCTGTGCCAAATCCTGCCTGCTCCCCTTCCTGACGCTGTACTTCCGTCAGCTGGGCCTCACCCCTGAGATGACGGGCATCATCATGGGCACGAAGCACCTCATATCGCTTGTGTGGTGCCCCCTGGCCAGCCTGATGGCCAATTTCTACAACAAGAGGCGAGCGGTGGTAAACGGTTCTCTGGCGTGTTCAGCGGCTGTCGCTCTGGTTCTGCTTCTTTTCCCGCCTATAGATCTGCATGCAAATATCAGCCTGTGCAATGCGTCGAATCCAAGAAGTGCTCCAACATCCATGGAATCCCAACCGCAAATCAATTCACCTACCGTCTGCCAGCCTGTGGTCACCGTTCCTGCAAATACCTCACAGCTCCCTCAAAACAGTACAGCAGAGTCAAAGACCAGCAGCTCTGCTGTGCTTCACACAACGACCCTCACCTTGGGGAGGAATAAGAGATCTGAAATCAAACTGGAGCAGGAGCAACATATAGAAGAACTTGAATTCCTGGGCAGCCTGAAGGTGATGGACACACAACACCAACTCTTCTTCCTCGTACTTATCGCCGTGTCTGTATGGGAGCTTGTGGCAGCCCCGCTGCAGTGGACAGCAGATGATGGCCTGTATGACTATCTTGACTTTGCCGACGCGTCCGACCACTACAGTGGCACTGGAGTGTGGCGTTTAGTCGGGGCTGCGTGCGGTGTCGGAGGAGCGGGGCTGCTGGTCAGCCAGTTAAACTGTTTCATCTTTGGGCAAACATCCAGGAGTGCTGTGCATTTCTTATGCTACGCCGGCTTGTCCGTGCTGGCCTTGCCGATCGCATCCTTCCTCCCTATCTACGTGAACAAGCAGCAAGCCAGGGCGAACCGGCTGCTCAAGGCTGTGCAGCTGGTGCGCGGCTCCCAGCGGGCTCTGCTTTGTGCAGTCACTGCCCTGCTGGTGGGAATGGCGCTCGCTACCGTGGACAACTTCCTGTTGTGGCACATGCAGGATCACAACAGCACGGAGCTGCACATGGGAGTGTGCCTCGGCATTGCATGCCTCTCACAGGCCGCCTTCCCTCTGCTGGCTGCACGGCTGTCCAGACTGCTCATCTCAGACAGGGTACTTACGCTGGCGACAACTACTCTTGCATTACAGTTTTTCTATTACTCCTTCCTCTGGGGGGCATGGGCTGTGCTACCCGCTCAGCTTTTCAGCTGTTTGAGCTGTGGAGCCTTCTGGTGGGCTGTGAGGGTGCAGGGAGACAATGTTGCCACGCCAGGAACAGAGAGGAGCGTAAAGAGGGTCTACGATGCACTCATATTCGACTTGGGAAGGGCAATGGGAAGCTTCGCTGGAGGGTTTGTGGTCCACTCTTGTGGGCTGGCATGGCTTTTCAGGGCGGTGGCCATGGTTCTGATGGTGTGGTGCGTGTGCTTGCCTCTGCTCCAGTGGAACGCCCCCCGCCAGCAAAGGATCAACTATTCTCGCCTTTTGACAGCAGATACAAGCGAGGCCAGTGACTCTGAATCGGAGCAAGAGAGAGACTGGTTGAATAAAGCTATGCAAGACAACGGCCGAAATAACAACTATGGAAGGAGGCCAAACTACTAA
- the LOC129171518 gene encoding phosphoinositide 3-kinase regulatory subunit 5-like has protein sequence MMEQNTCTEDRIQHVLERCLCDLGFNTPDKQLWNAGLCMNRWCLEELVMRDSHNFLFLLQTILKKTKEALVQCQYELVVPLTLLFSSALLKTPYLAPGCDVLQEAYLLFCHFLSWPDPYCTACLHLLKIIRNELRAPGITFQRLVKTENGISSEKQCSQTMMVLLVSPHEDIPPEVQSVSKQLSVSHQSKRDITITLILHSFQATLGTSIDLQRLCDTLQTKQPEELEQLLETVTRCMDTAASTEDLSTARQSLVQSIEHLKEKLIPTAGDDCLERGFAETFMLPFPKCHTSYWENDNFDFLNDILARECDLDLQGLQTDEDETHVEDDVIERNRTAHLDFENLRISTESISSSQASLSSCCMRSDTEDTKEGQKCPSKLRKKPKKKSKSLIGIEHFSFFFKNPRNLGTQLKQAQSHQNHLHESTLSYLLTRKDPLSPQKHLCIRRRPILSSSETDASQVSTLVRVLVFGRDREAGRLARAYSNLQQKEAKCPRLTRVCKLQFYFIPTKRIFTGNPREKHASTEIGHSTQVAVSNDISQEDITTDVAQMLGMMDPWYDRSVHSLLSLSSDVLCQPAYKEGSVSESSGRVEHLPLLADLVLYYCRHAEQPVLVQLYRAELTLAGGEQKSEVFIHSLELGHTAAARAVKAMGAAGKRFGIDQESVAVPLTLSVAYNEVACSGRSKWAQVEMICTSINIHKDSRKAEYLGSRSESLWLSVTEVVKKQCPKSKKSNSQLKYFSMTEVKVNRVEVSSGKDSPTFAVCLDQDERKFLQSVTRLEVSLCCKPGSCSDWKSYKPSPGQVQPLHPSYCSLLCLPIISFSASYP, from the exons ATGATGGAGCAGAACACATGCACGGAAGATCGTATCCAGCACGTCCTTGAACGCTGCCTgtgtgaccttggatttaacaCTCCTGACAAGCAACTCTGGAACG CCGGGCTGTGCATGAACCGCTGGTGTTTGGAGGAACTAGTGATGAGAGATTCCCAcaacttcctcttcctcctgcagACAATTCTGAAGAAAACAAAGGAG GCACTGGTGCAATGTCAGTATGAACTGGTGGTGCCTCTTACGCTTCTGTTTTCTTCAGCTCTTCTAAAA ACTCCTTACCTGGCCCCAGGCTGTGATGTTTTGCAGGAAGCCTACCTGCTATTCTGCCATTTCCTGTCCTGGCCAGATCCTTACTGTACCGCCTGCTTACACCTGCTGAAAATCATTCGTAATGAGCTCCGGGCACCAG GTATAACGTTTCAAAGACTGGTGAAGACAGAAAATGGTATTTCCAGTGAGAAGCAATGTTCTCAAACTAT GATGGTGCTTCTAGTGAGCCCGCATGAAGATATTCCTCCTGAAGTCCAGTCTGTCTCCAAGCAGCTGAGTGTGAGCCATCAGTCCAAGAGAGACATCACAATCACGCTCATCCTGCACAGCTTTCAGGCCACTCTGGGCACCAGCATCGACCTGCAGAGGCTCTGTGACACCCTGCAG ACAAAGCAGCCCGAGGAGCTGGAGCAGCTGTTGGAGACAGTAACTCGCTGCATGGACACAGCAGCCTCCACAGAAGATCTCAGCACTGCCAGACAGAGTCTTGTACAAAGTATAGAGCACCTCAAAGAAAAACTTATTCCTACAGCTGGAGATGACTGCTTGGAAAGAG GGTTTGCGGAGACTTTCATGCTGCCCTTTCCCAAATGTCACACCAGCTACTGGGAAAACGACAACTTCG ATTTTCTCAATGATATTCTCGCAAGAGAATGTGACCTGGATTTACAGGGACTCCAAACAGATGAGGATGAAACCCATGTGGAGGATGACGTTATAGAGAGAAACAGAACAGCACATTTGGACTTTGAAAACCTTCGCATCTCCACAGAATCCATCTCCTCCAGCCAGGCTTCCCTCTCCAGCTGCTGTATGAGAAGTGACACAGAGGACACAAAGGAAGGACAAAAGTGTCCGTCAAAGCTTAGAAAAAAGCCCAAGAAGAAGTCCAAAAGCCTCATCGGCAttgagcacttctccttcttTTTCAAGAATCCACGCAATCTTGGGACGCAGCTCAAACAAGCTCAGTCCCACCAAAATCATCTGCATGAATCCACTCTGTCCTATCTTCTCACGAGGAAAGATCCGCTCTCGCCCCAGAAACATCTTTGCATCCGCAGGAGACCCATCCTGAGCAGCAGTGAAACGGATGCATCACAGGTTTCTACCCTGGTGCGAGTGCTGGTCTTTGGTCGGGACCGAGAGGCTGGACGACTGGCGAGGGCTTACAGCAACCTACAGCAAAAAGAGGCTAAATGTCCCAGACTCACCAGGGTCTGcaagttgcagttttattttattcccacCAAAAGGATATTCACAGGAAACCCAAGAGAAAAACACGCGTCCACTGAAATAGGACATTCAACTCAAGTTGCTGTG TCTAATGATATTTCCCAAGAGGACATCACGACTGATGTGGCCCAGATGTTGGGAATGATGGATCCCTGGTATGATCGCAGCGTCCACAGTCTGCTCAGTCTGTCCTCTGATGTCCTTTGTCAG CCCGCATATAAGGAAGGAAGTGTTTCAGAGAGCAGTGGCAGAGTGGAGCATCTTCCCCTACTGGCCGACTTGGTTCTTTACTACTGCAGACATGCAGAACAGCCGGTTCTGGTGCAGCTCTACCGGGCCGAG TTGACTCTGGCTGGTGGAGAGCAGAAAAGTGAAGTGTTTATTCACTCCTTGGAGCTCGGACACACGGCGGCGGCAAGAGCCGTCAAGGCTATGG GTGCTGCAGGCAAGAGGTTTGGAATTGATCAAGAGAGCGTGGCAGTTCCGTTAACACTTAGTGTTGCTTATAATGAG GTGGCCTGCAGTGGGAGGAGTAAGTGGGCGCAGGTGGAGATGATTTGCACATCCATCAATATTCACAAAGACTCCAGGAAAGCTGAGTATTTAG GGTCAAGAAGTGAAAGCTTATGGCTGTCGGTGACTGAAGTGGTGAAAAAGCAGTGCCCCAAGTCTAAAAAGAGTAACAGCCAGCTGAAG TATTTTTCCATGACGGAGGTGAAGGTCAACAGAGTTGAGGTGAGCAGCGGGAAGGATTCACCAACCTTTGCTGTGTGTCTGGATCAAGACGAGAGGAAGTTCCTGCAGAGTGTCACGAG GCTTGAAGTGTCTTTATGCTGTAAGCCGGGCAGCTGTTCAGACTGGAAGTCTTACAAGCCGTCACCAGGCCAAGTCCAGCCTCTGCACCCGTCTTACTGCTCTCTGCTCTGCCTTCCTATCATCTCCTTTTCTGCCTCGTATCCCTGA